The Pseudoalteromonas spongiae UST010723-006 genome window below encodes:
- a CDS encoding serine/threonine-protein kinase encodes MSKLCQHCGNALDVSTATCTRCNETNTGGDLEITQVITPASDVAKEAAIVTQRNLSDFEVLGTVSGGFATILKAKDPVLDRIVALKLVPNTDKQSDLVQEAKLASKLSHPNIVTIHEIIQNDEQLAIVMEWVDGDSLKAKIATQLPLKEKAHIALQLCNAIEYAHKNDILHCDIKPDNIMFDIHNQLKVLDFGLSHVLGGESQAAIIGSPTYLAPELYLGQNASKQSDLYALGAVLFELFSGEKAFDGKSLEVIKAQITTGEAKNLADKHTQLPEAIITLIQSLLVVEPSTRPVLSDVIDAFTDLNDALVQKPNWWQRRAPWQKVSLSAVFLGVMAVLLQPILFPPSNQQILEKRISENKRIAVLPLQNINDDPQVQLFCQGLAVTLSTELGKVGREKTNSWVIPSAEVAKLKNLTVDDVHKRYGADLVLTGSIQHLGSQRLINLELIDGASGVALKQQQFKVNAKDLFASNQAVFDEAITMLNWPKSNMASKGTEFDGAYKHYIAAIGYTFRSDQKNYIDTAIDHFKQAIELDALFIKPYEGLAFAYRNKFHDTKNEHWLLLYEKTIKQLAELDQNHVQVGYLAHSLALRRGNAEKASNLLKALVIENPNDEYLHFELARAYQQLKENALAEQSYKAALKITPNHWKGLNQLGRLYYRTAQYDKAIATYQRLVSLTPKNSNAYIGLSASFYGKGDLQSALSYAKEGNTLNPTATGHSNIGGFHFILGQYSEAIAAYKMSIAIDKQNYVSWGNLADSYWLTKHPDTNSTYKQAADLAEKVFSINKQNSRAKLAWAYYKARIGESVDALQILDSLSHRENAIEFYLAAQAYDALNDAKSALKKLKLAIAKGYPKEEAITSPLWKNWNEPELRSIIEDQHL; translated from the coding sequence ATGAGTAAATTATGCCAGCACTGTGGCAACGCGTTAGATGTTTCAACCGCTACTTGCACTCGTTGTAACGAAACTAACACGGGCGGTGATTTAGAAATAACACAAGTTATTACACCCGCAAGTGATGTAGCAAAAGAAGCTGCTATTGTCACCCAGCGAAACCTCAGTGACTTTGAAGTTTTAGGCACGGTTTCAGGTGGCTTTGCCACAATTTTAAAAGCTAAAGATCCTGTGTTGGATCGTATTGTCGCCCTCAAACTTGTACCAAACACGGATAAGCAAAGCGACTTAGTGCAAGAAGCCAAACTCGCCAGTAAATTAAGCCACCCCAATATTGTTACCATTCATGAAATTATTCAAAATGATGAACAGCTTGCCATAGTGATGGAGTGGGTTGACGGCGATAGCCTAAAAGCAAAAATCGCCACACAGCTACCATTAAAAGAAAAAGCCCATATTGCGCTGCAGCTGTGCAATGCCATTGAATACGCCCATAAAAACGACATTCTGCACTGTGATATCAAGCCTGATAACATTATGTTTGATATACATAATCAGCTTAAAGTACTCGACTTTGGTTTATCCCATGTACTCGGTGGTGAGTCACAGGCAGCAATAATCGGCTCGCCAACTTACTTAGCGCCTGAGCTTTATTTAGGGCAAAACGCCAGCAAACAAAGCGATTTGTATGCCCTTGGCGCCGTGTTATTTGAGTTATTTTCTGGTGAAAAAGCCTTTGATGGAAAATCACTTGAAGTGATAAAAGCACAAATCACAACAGGTGAAGCTAAAAATCTAGCTGATAAACACACACAATTACCCGAAGCGATAATCACCCTTATTCAAAGCTTGCTGGTGGTTGAGCCATCAACAAGGCCTGTTCTTTCAGATGTTATTGACGCTTTTACCGATTTAAACGACGCCTTAGTGCAAAAGCCAAACTGGTGGCAACGACGTGCGCCTTGGCAAAAAGTCAGTCTATCAGCGGTGTTTTTAGGTGTAATGGCAGTCCTTTTACAGCCTATTTTATTCCCGCCTAGCAATCAGCAGATACTTGAAAAGCGCATTAGCGAGAATAAACGTATCGCGGTATTGCCATTACAAAATATTAATGACGACCCGCAAGTACAGCTGTTTTGCCAAGGCTTAGCGGTAACGTTAAGCACCGAGCTTGGCAAAGTGGGTAGAGAAAAAACCAATAGCTGGGTTATTCCAAGCGCCGAAGTAGCCAAACTGAAAAATTTAACCGTTGATGACGTACACAAACGCTATGGTGCCGATTTAGTATTAACCGGCAGTATTCAGCATTTAGGCTCTCAGCGCTTAATCAATTTAGAGCTGATAGACGGTGCATCAGGTGTTGCACTAAAGCAGCAGCAATTTAAGGTAAATGCAAAAGACTTATTTGCCTCAAACCAAGCAGTGTTTGATGAAGCTATTACCATGCTTAATTGGCCAAAAAGTAATATGGCAAGTAAAGGTACTGAGTTTGATGGCGCCTATAAACACTATATTGCTGCAATTGGTTATACCTTTCGCTCAGACCAAAAAAATTATATCGATACTGCGATTGACCACTTTAAACAAGCCATTGAATTAGATGCTTTATTCATAAAGCCGTATGAGGGGCTAGCGTTTGCCTACAGGAATAAATTTCACGACACTAAAAATGAGCATTGGTTACTACTTTATGAAAAAACTATCAAGCAGCTTGCTGAACTTGACCAAAACCACGTTCAAGTTGGCTATTTGGCACATTCGCTTGCGCTTAGGCGTGGTAATGCAGAAAAAGCAAGTAATTTACTAAAAGCTCTAGTAATAGAAAACCCAAATGATGAGTACCTTCACTTTGAATTGGCAAGGGCCTATCAACAACTAAAAGAAAATGCATTAGCTGAGCAAAGTTATAAGGCAGCGCTAAAAATTACACCTAATCATTGGAAAGGACTTAATCAGTTAGGGCGCTTGTACTACCGAACTGCGCAATACGATAAGGCTATTGCAACCTATCAGCGATTAGTTTCCTTAACGCCAAAAAATAGCAACGCCTATATTGGTCTTTCGGCAAGTTTCTATGGTAAAGGCGATTTGCAATCGGCATTAAGCTATGCAAAAGAGGGTAATACTTTAAACCCAACCGCAACAGGTCATTCTAATATTGGCGGATTTCACTTTATATTGGGTCAATATTCAGAGGCAATTGCAGCCTATAAAATGTCAATTGCAATAGATAAACAAAATTACGTCAGTTGGGGCAATTTGGCGGATTCGTATTGGTTAACTAAACACCCAGATACAAACTCTACCTACAAACAAGCGGCTGATTTAGCGGAAAAAGTATTTTCAATTAATAAACAAAACAGCCGTGCTAAACTTGCTTGGGCTTATTATAAAGCACGCATCGGTGAAAGCGTGGATGCGTTACAAATACTAGATTCATTATCGCATCGGGAAAATGCCATCGAGTTTTATCTTGCCGCACAGGCCTATGATGCGCTGAATGATGCTAAAAGCGCACTTAAAAAATTAAAGTTGGCGATAGCAAAAGGTTACCCAAAAGAGGAGGCGATAACGTCTCCCCTTTGGAAAAACTGGAATGAACCAGAACTCCGGTCAATTATTGAGGATCAACATCTTTAA
- a CDS encoding DUF2306 domain-containing protein produces MQSLLADGVKNGLSPQLILDKSVKTWFVTALLGQWMFALYILILYVMPTIAGNSEVTHNLLPGQGVQDKRVFDGVMFFSHVVPAIILALCGISQLVPTIRNNYPRFHRINGRIFFILGISGAVTGLYLTWVTGMRFSDIGSMGITLNGILIPIFIYFAWRTACKKQFNVHQRFAVHSFLLVNGVWTFRLYLMGWFVVNQGPLGNSRNLDGPADIAMSFACYLLPMFIAELVFWAKRTNNLLVKWLVAFMSVFGATITLIGVGAATMMMWLPRIEKVFYALF; encoded by the coding sequence ATGCAAAGTTTACTAGCAGATGGTGTGAAAAACGGTTTATCACCACAACTAATCTTAGATAAAAGCGTTAAAACCTGGTTTGTTACCGCTCTTTTGGGGCAGTGGATGTTCGCGTTATACATTCTTATTTTATATGTCATGCCCACAATCGCTGGTAACAGCGAGGTGACACATAATTTGTTACCAGGGCAAGGGGTGCAAGATAAACGCGTGTTTGATGGCGTGATGTTTTTTTCTCATGTGGTACCAGCAATTATCTTGGCACTGTGTGGTATTTCACAGTTGGTACCAACAATTAGAAACAACTATCCGCGTTTTCACCGGATCAATGGTCGCATCTTCTTTATTTTGGGTATTAGTGGTGCGGTAACCGGTTTATACCTTACTTGGGTGACGGGCATGCGCTTTAGCGATATTGGTTCAATGGGCATTACGCTAAACGGTATTCTAATTCCTATTTTTATCTATTTTGCATGGCGTACCGCGTGTAAAAAACAATTTAACGTGCATCAGCGTTTTGCTGTGCACAGCTTTTTGTTGGTAAATGGGGTTTGGACGTTCCGTTTGTACTTAATGGGCTGGTTTGTGGTAAATCAGGGACCGCTTGGTAATTCACGTAATCTTGATGGGCCTGCGGATATCGCGATGTCTTTTGCTTGTTACTTGTTACCTATGTTCATTGCAGAACTCGTATTTTGGGCAAAACGTACAAATAACCTTTTAGTAAAATGGCTGGTTGCGTTTATGTCGGTGTTTGGCGCAACGATTACATTAATTGGGGTAGGGGCGGCAACTATGATGATGTGGCTGCCACGCATTGAAAAGGTTTTTTACGCGCTTTTTTAA
- a CDS encoding PepSY domain-containing protein: MIKSFLVWHKRFALFACVPFMLWAASGLLHPFMSHFTKAERIIPQPVTINSAAIAHYVPLDRVLEKHAIFAFSHASLVDYQNRYYYQISQNVNGELHTKYFDIETAELSHDLSDAVYAEYLATKWSGKTTRSIHKLTTFTFGYSKINRILPVYKMELADKSLIYIDTLGKRIAAHNTPLRESVSYWFGQLHTFSFLGNTHDLTRIVPMLVISVSLFLMALSGVVAYSLLWRKIKDTRYSKQRLHRLFGISLSVCLLGFSTSSMHILIDKLFPETFRQIVPSNTLSSKQLKHDPINSLRKSGGHNFQLVNIHGEMISQIVHFQKRSRSFSYWQQSQLKLNDLALVETILAQQLNLSAPIETWQKVDKFGPSYAFINKRLPVVQVTFDNDPTIYSVEVHTGYIAAIDTPWQQARSWHFGYLHKYHFLNPIGKGLRDSIITLIIIALLSTTILGLLLYISRYKRRATLTKRRSTFNQINN, from the coding sequence ATGATTAAATCATTTTTGGTGTGGCATAAGCGATTTGCGTTATTTGCATGTGTGCCATTTATGCTGTGGGCTGCGTCGGGTTTACTACACCCTTTTATGTCTCATTTTACTAAAGCTGAACGCATTATTCCCCAGCCAGTCACGATCAATTCTGCTGCTATCGCACATTATGTCCCGCTTGACAGAGTGTTAGAAAAACACGCGATTTTTGCATTTAGTCACGCTAGTCTAGTTGATTACCAGAATCGCTATTATTATCAAATTTCGCAAAATGTTAATGGTGAATTGCACACTAAGTACTTTGATATTGAGACAGCAGAGTTATCGCATGACTTAAGCGATGCTGTTTATGCAGAGTATTTGGCGACAAAATGGTCAGGTAAAACAACGCGTTCGATTCATAAGCTAACTACGTTTACTTTTGGTTATAGTAAAATAAACCGTATTTTGCCTGTCTATAAAATGGAATTAGCGGACAAGAGCTTAATTTACATAGATACTTTGGGTAAACGTATCGCTGCACATAATACGCCATTAAGGGAGTCTGTGTCGTATTGGTTTGGTCAACTACATACTTTCAGTTTTTTGGGAAATACCCATGATTTAACACGTATTGTTCCCATGCTTGTTATCAGTGTGTCGTTGTTTTTGATGGCGTTAAGTGGCGTAGTTGCGTACTCCTTACTGTGGCGTAAAATCAAAGACACCCGTTATTCAAAACAACGATTACATCGTTTATTTGGCATTTCACTCAGTGTGTGCTTGTTGGGCTTTTCAACCAGTAGTATGCATATTCTAATTGATAAGCTATTTCCAGAAACATTTAGGCAAATTGTTCCTAGTAACACGCTTTCTAGTAAGCAGTTAAAGCATGATCCTATTAATAGCTTAAGAAAATCCGGTGGCCACAATTTTCAGTTGGTTAATATTCATGGCGAAATGATTAGCCAAATTGTTCACTTTCAAAAGCGAAGCCGCTCATTTAGCTATTGGCAGCAATCGCAACTTAAGTTGAATGATCTTGCTTTAGTAGAAACAATTTTGGCGCAGCAATTAAACCTTTCAGCACCTATAGAAACGTGGCAAAAAGTCGATAAATTTGGTCCAAGCTATGCCTTTATCAACAAGCGGCTACCTGTTGTTCAAGTCACTTTTGATAATGATCCCACCATTTATAGTGTTGAGGTCCACACTGGTTACATTGCAGCAATTGATACGCCTTGGCAGCAAGCTCGCAGTTGGCATTTTGGTTATCTGCATAAATACCACTTTTTGAATCCAATTGGTAAAGGATTACGAGATAGCATCATTACGCTGATAATTATCGCATTACTCAGCACAACAATACTTGGTTTGTTGCTTTATATCTCTCGATACAAACGCAGAGCAACATTAACTAAGCGCCGCAGTACATTTAATCAAATTAATAATTAA
- the bcsD gene encoding cellulose biosynthesis protein BcsD → MHLKSLVKQNISGQWQFFVSSLFDTLEASYPAQERVSFLTKMGKHASRSLDIHPELTLVELNERINQFWFERRWGHCNIFEKDNGLVIEHYISPLCAILKPEHQEYGDAFLTGLYSEWLKNASAPYQGIIKKVNAENIDDIAVRLSYHVI, encoded by the coding sequence ATGCATTTAAAATCATTAGTAAAACAAAATATTTCAGGGCAGTGGCAATTTTTTGTAAGTTCGTTATTCGACACCTTAGAAGCATCTTATCCTGCACAAGAGCGAGTTTCGTTTTTAACTAAAATGGGCAAACATGCCAGCCGCTCGTTAGACATTCACCCTGAGCTAACATTAGTAGAACTCAATGAACGCATAAACCAGTTTTGGTTTGAACGTCGCTGGGGTCACTGCAATATCTTTGAAAAAGACAATGGCTTAGTCATTGAACATTACATTTCACCGCTCTGTGCTATTTTAAAACCCGAACACCAAGAATACGGTGACGCGTTTTTAACAGGGCTTTATTCCGAGTGGTTAAAAAACGCCAGCGCACCATACCAAGGCATTATTAAGAAAGTGAATGCTGAAAACATTGATGACATTGCAGTGCGTTTAAGCTACCACGTCATTTAG
- a CDS encoding alkaline phosphatase PhoX: MEHKKIKMSALALSVLLALTACSDGDDGAQGSTGAAGQNGTDGLDGTNGSDGSAGKLTRLATVPTGAEVTGIFLSQEGDLFFNAQHPSDSNTVTNAAGKTFHTGTVGVLAGVNFNNLPETLIDSPVPVSDAERQTVMSAYGQYQVLGQTGDTYEGKLPKGLGHIYSMVGDELILENDMPDFNGFIQTGAGKGYLFTNWEMYPGGMSRMALEKDNQGSWTVTDAMMLDFDGVKGTAANCFGSVTPWNTPLTSEEWIVNSKVDTTTHPDWNNPAVMNTDIIGYMWQLTAPDAPNPYRYGYIAEVQNPTSNEPMVVKHYALGRFEHENATVMPDGKTVYLSQDDTGGVLFKFVADTPEDLSAGTLYGAKLTQDVGQNDPATTGFDVAWVELGHGDNTMIEAWIADFDGIGTDQYVEGESNYMTMADVEAWANGAATYPTVANGGGKVTAGEPMDNRAVFLESRQAARLKGATAEWRKLEGISINTKRAQEAIEGVNTIDGEDVRDAYVYLAIADLDNTLIDNEGDIQLSSRVKDCGGVYRAKLEEGYNISRIEPLVMGSTYRSSLSGAARCDVDQLSQPDNVIVMDDGRIIIGEDGFQENNTLWLYEPVKK, from the coding sequence ATGGAACATAAAAAAATAAAAATGAGCGCACTTGCGCTGTCAGTATTACTCGCGCTAACGGCTTGTTCAGATGGCGATGATGGCGCACAAGGCTCAACAGGGGCAGCAGGCCAAAATGGTACTGATGGTTTAGATGGCACAAATGGTAGCGATGGTTCAGCTGGTAAACTAACGCGCCTAGCAACAGTGCCAACAGGCGCAGAAGTGACGGGTATCTTTTTATCACAAGAAGGTGATTTATTTTTCAACGCCCAGCACCCATCAGACAGCAATACTGTAACGAATGCTGCAGGTAAAACATTCCACACAGGTACTGTGGGTGTACTTGCTGGTGTTAATTTTAATAACCTACCTGAAACACTGATTGATTCACCAGTACCGGTGAGCGATGCAGAGCGTCAAACAGTTATGAGTGCGTATGGTCAGTATCAAGTGCTAGGTCAAACTGGTGATACTTATGAAGGTAAATTACCAAAAGGACTGGGTCATATTTATTCAATGGTGGGAGATGAGCTTATTCTTGAAAACGATATGCCCGACTTTAACGGCTTTATTCAAACGGGCGCAGGTAAAGGTTACCTATTCACTAACTGGGAAATGTACCCAGGTGGGATGAGCCGTATGGCGCTTGAAAAAGATAATCAAGGCAGCTGGACAGTTACTGATGCCATGATGCTTGATTTTGATGGTGTAAAAGGCACAGCGGCAAACTGTTTTGGTTCAGTAACGCCATGGAATACACCGCTCACATCTGAAGAATGGATCGTAAACTCTAAAGTAGATACTACTACTCACCCAGATTGGAACAACCCTGCAGTAATGAACACAGATATCATTGGTTACATGTGGCAACTTACAGCACCGGATGCGCCAAACCCGTATCGCTATGGTTATATTGCAGAAGTACAAAACCCAACATCAAATGAACCAATGGTAGTTAAGCACTACGCATTGGGTCGTTTTGAGCATGAAAATGCAACGGTAATGCCAGATGGTAAAACTGTGTATCTATCGCAAGATGATACCGGTGGTGTGTTGTTTAAATTTGTTGCCGATACGCCAGAAGATTTAAGTGCAGGTACGCTTTACGGTGCCAAATTAACCCAAGATGTTGGTCAGAATGACCCAGCGACAACGGGTTTTGATGTTGCTTGGGTTGAACTTGGCCACGGCGACAACACAATGATTGAAGCATGGATTGCTGATTTTGACGGTATTGGTACCGATCAATATGTTGAGGGCGAGTCAAACTACATGACCATGGCTGACGTGGAAGCGTGGGCAAATGGCGCGGCAACTTACCCAACGGTTGCCAATGGCGGCGGTAAAGTGACTGCGGGTGAGCCGATGGATAACCGAGCGGTATTCCTAGAGTCACGTCAAGCAGCACGTTTAAAAGGGGCAACAGCAGAGTGGCGTAAGCTAGAAGGTATTTCAATAAATACCAAGCGTGCACAAGAAGCAATTGAAGGCGTAAATACCATTGATGGTGAAGATGTACGTGATGCGTACGTGTACCTTGCAATTGCCGATTTAGATAACACGCTAATTGATAACGAAGGCGATATTCAGCTATCAAGCCGCGTTAAAGATTGTGGTGGTGTTTATCGTGCAAAACTAGAAGAAGGTTATAACATCAGCCGCATCGAACCATTAGTAATGGGTTCAACCTACCGCAGCAGCTTATCAGGAGCAGCACGTTGTGATGTTGACCAACTTTCACAGCCTGACAACGTAATCGTTATGGACGACGGCCGTATCATCATTGGTGAAGACGGTTTCCAAGAAAACAATACGCTTTGGCTTTATGAGCCTGTGAAAAAGTAA
- a CDS encoding helix-turn-helix domain-containing protein, producing the protein MTLSSFYILVLCISIGGLIAQLFVREKQLPHILFAVFCGSIAMTLTQKLSGDAIGAYKYLIGLGTVATCNCYWLLSRSFFRQEKAIERHHLAFALVISMLIFVKQGYLFASSTALINASEQSLFRHALSEITILLSSCVLVLSFWEGCRGFRSASKKEQLQRVWFLSTFALAVGISKLSNYIFASDVAAKQWVVTAIILIVVVNTHILLIWRNKIHWQQHAGTENTVKDFVAATEPRVLPSDNDVLLAAQISQLIENESLFLQANLKVADVARHLDVPEYRVSRALKTHISDKNFNQYINGLRIEHAKELLADTTKQDWSVLVVSLESGFASVGPFSRAFKSKTGVTPNQFRQMHVSEALVNAS; encoded by the coding sequence ATGACCCTTTCGAGTTTTTATATTTTAGTGCTTTGCATCAGCATTGGCGGTTTAATTGCGCAACTGTTTGTACGTGAAAAGCAACTACCGCACATCTTATTTGCAGTATTTTGTGGCTCAATCGCCATGACACTGACGCAAAAACTAAGCGGCGATGCTATTGGCGCTTATAAATATTTAATTGGCTTAGGAACCGTAGCGACCTGCAACTGCTATTGGTTATTGTCGCGTAGCTTTTTTCGCCAAGAAAAAGCCATTGAACGGCACCACTTGGCCTTTGCGCTTGTCATTTCAATGCTCATTTTCGTTAAACAAGGTTATTTGTTTGCAAGCTCAACTGCATTAATTAATGCAAGTGAGCAGTCGCTATTTCGCCATGCACTGTCTGAAATCACCATATTGCTGTCATCGTGCGTGTTGGTTTTATCATTTTGGGAAGGGTGTCGCGGCTTTAGAAGCGCTTCAAAAAAAGAGCAACTACAACGCGTGTGGTTTTTATCAACCTTCGCACTAGCGGTAGGCATTAGCAAGTTGAGCAACTACATCTTTGCCAGTGATGTAGCAGCAAAGCAGTGGGTGGTCACAGCCATTATTTTAATAGTAGTTGTTAATACTCACATTTTGCTTATCTGGCGAAATAAAATCCACTGGCAACAACACGCTGGTACAGAAAATACAGTTAAAGATTTCGTGGCGGCAACAGAACCCCGTGTTTTACCATCTGACAATGACGTGTTACTTGCCGCACAAATTAGCCAATTAATTGAAAACGAATCCTTATTTTTACAAGCTAATCTCAAGGTCGCAGATGTAGCTCGTCACTTAGATGTGCCTGAATACCGTGTTAGCCGTGCGTTAAAAACGCACATTAGTGATAAAAATTTCAATCAATACATAAATGGGCTGCGTATTGAGCACGCCAAAGAGTTATTGGCCGATACAACTAAACAAGATTGGTCGGTATTAGTGGTTAGCCTTGAAAGCGGGTTTGCTTCTGTAGGGCCATTTAGCCGCGCGTTTAAAAGCAAAACAGGTGTTACTCCCAACCAATTTCGTCAAATGCATGTGAGTGAGGCGTTAGTTAACGCAAGTTAA
- a CDS encoding manganese efflux pump yields the protein MQFAAEYLIACLLMGAAIGMDVALVTALYSTKLTCRKTRTKWITGVVGSHTLLPMCGYLLSFYGIKWLPWLTPMLGIVAIGFIAVYLYHEIFADDETDPLVATISWSLIVAVSWDALWSGPAKSAQVVEWQTVFVWTSFLVVGAVVYLFTLAGLKVGKRLACRQNNTPFVWLWLQYAAIGYFGLLALMRYTFALDVPDWQIFALSAIIIRIVLVKQRPLFSTALS from the coding sequence ATGCAGTTCGCCGCTGAATACCTTATTGCCTGTTTACTGATGGGTGCTGCGATTGGCATGGATGTAGCCCTAGTAACAGCGCTTTATAGTACCAAGCTTACGTGCCGTAAAACACGCACGAAATGGATCACCGGCGTGGTTGGCTCACACACACTTTTACCTATGTGTGGCTATTTACTGAGTTTTTACGGTATCAAATGGCTGCCTTGGCTAACGCCGATGTTGGGTATTGTCGCAATTGGCTTTATTGCGGTGTATTTATATCACGAGATATTTGCCGATGATGAAACCGATCCGTTGGTCGCTACCATTTCGTGGTCGTTGATTGTTGCGGTAAGTTGGGATGCGCTTTGGTCGGGGCCTGCAAAGTCGGCGCAAGTAGTAGAGTGGCAAACCGTGTTTGTCTGGACATCATTTCTTGTGGTGGGCGCTGTGGTGTATCTATTTACTCTTGCTGGGCTTAAAGTTGGCAAGCGCTTAGCGTGCAGGCAAAATAATACGCCATTTGTTTGGTTGTGGCTGCAATACGCGGCGATTGGTTATTTTGGTTTGCTGGCATTGATGCGCTATACCTTTGCGTTGGATGTACCCGACTGGCAAATTTTTGCGTTAAGCGCGATTATTATTCGCATTGTATTGGTAAAACAACGGCCGTTATTTTCAACTGCCTTATCGTAA
- a CDS encoding FHA domain-containing protein, protein MGTFTNSVTEQTIQLRDHHIIGRHPETAHTLIRETSVSRSHCLIEWQQGNWFLQDISANGTYINGKRVAKNIKHDLKVNDVVQFGDSESVKWQVSSLEQPCPFLKSTNESVSDFALNHHVNMLNCDDQEQMISQTLSGQWLLEQEGNVKAIHNGDLVRYQGNQYILIAPSDIDATQECEQTAEHTVDVNFTVSQNEEHVGVLVNIDGQSIDLEDRTHHYLVLLLARKYVEDKQNNVPDSEAGWLDKSLLMRQTRMEETHINTQFYRFRKQLHTAAKKLNLDVDIIARRRGEIRLQCNTINIAQSKVA, encoded by the coding sequence ATGGGTACATTTACTAATTCGGTTACAGAGCAAACAATTCAGCTGCGAGACCACCACATTATTGGCCGTCACCCAGAAACAGCACACACCTTAATTAGAGAAACTTCGGTTTCACGTAGCCACTGTTTAATTGAATGGCAACAAGGTAATTGGTTCTTACAAGACATCAGTGCCAACGGCACTTACATTAATGGCAAACGCGTTGCTAAAAACATCAAACACGACTTAAAAGTAAATGATGTTGTGCAGTTTGGCGATAGTGAAAGCGTAAAATGGCAAGTTTCGAGTTTAGAGCAGCCATGTCCATTTTTAAAAAGCACCAATGAAAGTGTGAGTGACTTTGCCCTTAACCACCACGTAAACATGCTTAATTGCGATGACCAAGAACAAATGATCAGCCAAACGCTCTCTGGCCAATGGTTACTTGAGCAAGAAGGTAATGTTAAAGCCATTCATAACGGCGATTTAGTACGTTACCAAGGCAATCAATACATTTTAATTGCGCCAAGCGATATTGACGCGACACAAGAGTGCGAACAGACCGCCGAGCACACCGTAGATGTGAACTTTACAGTAAGCCAAAACGAAGAGCACGTTGGTGTGCTTGTAAATATTGATGGTCAATCAATTGATTTAGAAGACAGAACGCACCACTACTTGGTGTTATTACTGGCGCGTAAATACGTGGAAGACAAACAAAACAACGTACCCGACAGCGAAGCGGGTTGGCTTGATAAAAGCCTGTTAATGCGCCAAACACGTATGGAAGAAACCCATATCAACACGCAGTTTTATCGTTTTAGAAAGCAGCTGCATACTGCGGCGAAAAAACTAAATTTAGACGTTGATATTATTGCTAGACGCCGCGGCGAAATTCGCTTGCAGTGCAACACGATTAATATTGCACAAAGCAAAGTAGCTTAA